In one Flammeovirga yaeyamensis genomic region, the following are encoded:
- a CDS encoding FAD-dependent oxidoreductase → MDNKKRIIVIGGLSAGPSAAAKARRTDENAEIILFEKTANISYATCGIPYAFSGRIKDRNKLLVVKPDLLRQRFNIDVHLEEPVTNIDPDNHMVYTPKGEYKYDKLVYATGGTAITPPIEGLADYTEWAHAKTIEDFDRIIKSDVLNSANEITIVGAGLIGLETAENLMQIGKKVTIIELGKHILGPWDDKFATMGEKVLEDNGVSLELGKSIQKINTDGSLVLSDGKTISSNFLIMSIGVKPITEMLTSKGANHLPNGALIVNERMETNLPDIYAAGDCASIPHIVTNAEGWFPMGTHSNKGGRVAGANAVGGNETFPGGYGTAIMEMFDHTIARTGAGPKVLERDGIAYESTFIIANSHPGFYPGGKDMFIEIYYTPDTHVILGAELFGQKGVDKRADVLATAIYAKLTIEDLPNLDLAYAPPFSPAKDPVIVAGFVAQNAQKGLFKEVNVAVAKEAFESGDDITILDVRNPTELENAGRIDDRALNLPLDTLRENLDKIDTKKPIYVTCAKGLRGYLASLILAHNGFKNIHNIAGGFTAWNKING, encoded by the coding sequence ATGGATAACAAAAAAAGAATCATCGTTATTGGCGGTTTATCTGCCGGACCATCAGCAGCTGCAAAAGCAAGAAGAACTGACGAAAATGCTGAAATTATATTATTCGAGAAAACTGCAAACATAAGTTATGCGACTTGCGGTATTCCGTATGCCTTTTCCGGAAGAATTAAAGATAGAAATAAATTGTTGGTCGTAAAGCCTGATCTATTACGCCAACGTTTTAACATAGATGTTCATTTAGAAGAACCCGTAACGAATATCGATCCTGATAATCATATGGTGTACACTCCAAAAGGTGAATATAAATATGACAAACTGGTATATGCTACTGGTGGTACTGCTATTACTCCCCCTATTGAAGGTTTAGCTGATTACACTGAGTGGGCACACGCTAAAACAATTGAAGACTTTGATAGAATTATAAAATCAGATGTACTTAATAGTGCAAATGAAATTACTATCGTTGGTGCAGGTCTTATCGGTCTTGAAACTGCTGAAAACCTAATGCAAATTGGCAAAAAAGTGACCATCATAGAATTAGGAAAACACATTCTTGGTCCATGGGATGACAAATTTGCAACAATGGGTGAAAAAGTTTTAGAAGATAATGGTGTTTCACTTGAATTAGGCAAATCAATTCAAAAGATTAATACTGATGGTAGCTTAGTGTTAAGTGACGGTAAAACAATCTCATCAAATTTCTTGATTATGTCGATTGGTGTAAAACCTATCACAGAAATGTTGACTTCGAAAGGTGCCAATCATCTACCAAATGGTGCCTTGATTGTAAACGAAAGAATGGAAACAAATTTACCCGATATTTATGCAGCGGGTGATTGTGCTTCAATTCCTCATATAGTCACCAATGCAGAAGGTTGGTTCCCGATGGGGACACATTCCAACAAAGGTGGTCGTGTAGCCGGTGCTAATGCTGTAGGAGGTAACGAAACTTTCCCTGGTGGTTATGGTACTGCGATTATGGAGATGTTTGATCATACAATAGCTAGAACTGGTGCTGGTCCAAAAGTATTAGAACGTGATGGGATTGCTTATGAATCTACTTTTATCATTGCCAATTCACATCCAGGCTTCTATCCAGGGGGTAAAGATATGTTTATCGAAATTTATTACACTCCAGATACTCATGTGATTTTAGGTGCTGAGTTGTTTGGTCAAAAAGGAGTGGATAAACGTGCTGATGTATTAGCTACTGCTATTTATGCTAAGCTAACTATTGAAGATTTACCAAATCTTGATTTAGCTTATGCTCCTCCATTCTCTCCAGCAAAGGACCCTGTTATTGTTGCCGGGTTTGTTGCTCAGAATGCTCAAAAAGGATTGTTCAAAGAAGTAAATGTTGCAGTTGCTAAAGAAGCATTTGAAAGCGGTGATGACATTACAATCCTTGATGTTCGTAATCCTACGGAACTAGAAAATGCTGGTAGAATTGATGATCGTGCATTAAACTTACCTCTTGATACATTAAGAGAGAATTTAGATAAAATTGATACTAAAAAGCCTATTTATGTGACTTGTGCAAAAGGTTTAAGAGGTTATCTGGCTTCTTTAATATTAGCACATAATGGCTTCAAAAATATTCATAACATAGCTGGTGGGTTTACCGCTTGGAACAAAATCAACGGCTAA
- a CDS encoding YeeE/YedE thiosulfate transporter family protein gives MKPKRVIIYLILGIFFGIALSKGEAISWFRIQEMFRFESFHMYGFIGSAVVVGAILVQVIKRFNIKDFDGNEIIIADKQKSIWRYLLGGIMFGLGWALVGGCTAPLFILMGYGEYSMVIVFAFALVGTFVYGLTKERLPH, from the coding sequence ATGAAACCAAAAAGAGTAATAATATATTTAATTCTAGGTATTTTCTTTGGTATTGCACTCTCTAAAGGTGAAGCTATCTCATGGTTTAGAATTCAGGAAATGTTCCGCTTTGAATCCTTCCACATGTATGGATTTATCGGTTCAGCTGTAGTTGTTGGTGCTATCCTCGTACAGGTAATCAAAAGGTTTAATATCAAAGATTTTGACGGTAATGAAATCATTATTGCCGATAAACAAAAAAGTATTTGGAGATATTTATTGGGAGGAATTATGTTCGGTTTAGGCTGGGCTTTAGTTGGAGGATGTACTGCACCCCTTTTCATCCTTATGGGTTACGGTGAATACAGCATGGTGATTGTTTTTGCCTTCGCATTAGTTGGTACATTTGTTTATGGCTTGACTAAAGAACGTTTACCACATTAA
- a CDS encoding SpoIIE family protein phosphatase codes for MIILFSSFVAFGSEIPDYTQKKLESYKSVCSKYLRTSSDSTLIYANRILSISIEINSKAWESMAYQYMGSYHIRKGHMAVGFDYLMKALSISESLEDWSDVANISNNLGVFYIREHEHERSIYYYNKALIAMETLISESDNITKRQRSNLIAMIFNLGEVYSIIHENDSAEKYLNEAFFESIKHGYKEQEEYVIAIRSRVFFNQNKVELAIKEIIEPIQYFKLKNNLDGYNEYSLWLSEYYLHEKQYGNAKKVALDIYGGKTIDNTKFWKKEASNMLHKIEAEKGNWKIAYKYNKEYHQLGSELDNADIRERIERIKQNYLSEKRLDEISSLKEKNTLSNQLVHQQTRFIYLMVALFVIMIVGIYFLLKFYLGLKKAYANIREKNNEIEAQQEEILAQKDHLQNYVQLLDNKNKQVEAGITYAKRIQSATLPVKSKMESILGDVTLFYQPCGLVSGDFYYCSGKLYKNNERICIVATVDCTGHGVPGAFMSLIGNGILNEIIKVKHIVKPSDILEGLHQRLQTTLSQYEEYGVQDGMDITVACINYSQQNVTVCSAKNSWVYFKDDQLNYVKGDRRNIGGMDLNTSNFRDHEISFANSKISFYFYSDGYQDQLGGEKNKKYMIKNFRNLLSHIVNLSTWEQENILKITHQKWKEKQDEPQTDDILVLGFTVGK; via the coding sequence TTGATAATTCTCTTTTCTTCTTTTGTTGCTTTTGGAAGTGAGATTCCTGACTACACTCAAAAAAAATTAGAAAGTTACAAAAGCGTTTGTTCAAAATATTTGAGAACATCTTCTGATTCTACACTTATTTATGCGAATAGAATATTATCTATTAGTATAGAAATAAATAGTAAGGCTTGGGAAAGTATGGCTTATCAGTATATGGGTTCCTATCATATTCGTAAGGGACATATGGCTGTTGGTTTCGATTATTTGATGAAAGCCTTATCCATTTCCGAATCTTTAGAGGATTGGTCTGATGTTGCCAATATATCAAATAACTTAGGTGTATTTTATATTAGAGAACATGAACACGAACGTTCCATATATTATTACAATAAGGCTCTCATTGCTATGGAAACTCTAATAAGTGAGTCGGATAATATTACAAAAAGGCAAAGAAGTAATTTAATAGCAATGATATTTAATCTAGGCGAAGTTTATTCGATTATTCATGAAAATGACTCTGCAGAGAAATATCTTAATGAAGCATTCTTTGAATCAATAAAACATGGTTACAAAGAACAAGAAGAATATGTTATTGCTATTCGATCAAGAGTTTTCTTTAATCAGAATAAAGTAGAATTAGCGATCAAAGAAATTATAGAACCCATTCAATATTTTAAATTGAAAAATAACCTTGATGGGTATAATGAATATAGCTTGTGGCTTTCAGAATATTATTTACATGAAAAACAATATGGTAATGCTAAGAAAGTAGCACTTGATATTTACGGAGGTAAAACAATAGATAATACCAAATTTTGGAAAAAAGAAGCTTCAAACATGTTACATAAAATTGAAGCAGAAAAAGGAAATTGGAAAATTGCTTATAAATATAACAAAGAGTACCATCAGTTAGGCAGCGAATTAGATAATGCTGATATTCGAGAAAGGATCGAACGTATAAAGCAAAACTATTTATCTGAGAAGCGTTTGGACGAAATCAGCTCTTTGAAAGAAAAAAATACTTTATCTAATCAACTCGTACATCAACAAACAAGGTTTATCTATCTTATGGTTGCATTGTTTGTTATTATGATTGTAGGGATTTATTTCTTACTAAAGTTTTATCTTGGTCTTAAAAAAGCTTATGCGAACATTAGAGAAAAGAATAATGAAATTGAAGCACAACAAGAGGAAATTTTAGCTCAAAAAGACCACCTTCAAAATTATGTGCAACTGTTGGATAATAAGAATAAACAAGTAGAGGCAGGGATTACCTATGCGAAAAGGATTCAATCAGCTACCTTACCTGTGAAAAGTAAGATGGAATCCATCCTTGGTGATGTTACTCTTTTTTATCAGCCTTGTGGTCTAGTTTCAGGAGATTTTTATTATTGTTCTGGTAAACTATACAAGAATAACGAAAGAATTTGCATAGTTGCTACAGTTGATTGTACTGGACATGGTGTACCTGGAGCATTTATGTCATTAATCGGAAATGGTATTCTTAATGAAATTATTAAGGTGAAACATATTGTAAAACCTTCTGATATTTTAGAAGGATTACATCAGCGTTTACAAACCACTTTAAGTCAGTATGAGGAATATGGTGTTCAAGATGGTATGGATATTACCGTTGCATGCATTAATTATTCTCAGCAGAATGTAACTGTTTGTAGTGCTAAAAATTCATGGGTCTACTTTAAAGATGATCAATTAAATTACGTAAAGGGTGATAGACGTAATATTGGAGGTATGGATTTGAATACTTCTAATTTCAGAGACCATGAAATCAGTTTCGCAAATTCAAAAATTTCGTTTTATTTCTATTCTGATGGTTATCAAGATCAATTAGGAGGGGAGAAGAATAAAAAATATATGATAAAGAATTTTAGAAATTTATTATCACATATAGTTAACCTTTCTACTTGGGAACAGGAAAATATATTAAAAATCACCCATCAGAAATGGAAAGAAAAACAAGATGAACCCCAAACTGATGATATTTTAGTTTTAGGGTTCACCGTTGGAAAATAA
- a CDS encoding SRPBCC family protein: protein MAFYQFKKDQRIAASIDEVWDFISSPKNLKEITPDYMGFDITNGDLPDKMYEGMIITYKVSPLLGIKMDWMTEITHVRDKQYFVDEQRIGPYDLWHHQHIIKEIHDGVLMEDIVTYAPPFGPLGAIANALVIENKLEEIFKYRRKVINKKWGELPDVRSVDGLAG from the coding sequence ATGGCATTTTATCAATTTAAAAAAGATCAGCGCATAGCTGCTAGTATAGACGAGGTTTGGGATTTTATTTCATCACCTAAAAACCTTAAAGAAATAACACCAGATTACATGGGGTTTGATATCACAAATGGAGATTTACCTGATAAAATGTATGAAGGGATGATTATTACTTACAAGGTGAGTCCACTTCTAGGAATTAAAATGGATTGGATGACTGAGATTACTCATGTTAGAGATAAACAATATTTTGTCGATGAGCAACGTATTGGACCATATGATCTGTGGCATCATCAGCATATTATAAAAGAAATACATGACGGTGTCTTAATGGAAGATATTGTGACGTATGCTCCACCTTTTGGACCTTTGGGGGCAATTGCTAATGCTTTGGTAATTGAAAACAAATTGGAAGAAATTTTTAAATACAGAAGAAAAGTAATTAACAAGAAGTGGGGAGAATTACCTGATGTCCGATCAGTAGATGGGTTAGCAGGATAA
- a CDS encoding M1 family metallopeptidase, with protein MESMIVNGVSKELAEFRYQQISNLNYELHFILPSDKSKTIDATALITFSLENNDNPIILDFKVETPIVKNIIINNKQVNITVEKEHLVVPKEYLTEGANKLSFQFVAGNQSLNRKENYLYTLLVPDRARTLFPCFDQPDLKATYELSLDIPENWKAIAGEYGKTTLQNNRKLIQFKKSKKISTYLFSFVAGEFKEEIYNKDGFEFHMLHMEEADKMAQNIDKIFDLHVKSVQWISNYTGIPLPFNKLDFALIPPFQYGGMEHVGAIQYRASSLILDENADDSQKMRRAKLIAHEVAHMWFGNLVTMKWFDDVWLKEVFANFIAAKAVAPEYPNIDHQLQFYLAHQDRAYVVDRTSGSHPIQLHLENLNMAGTLYGAIIYSKAPVVMAQLELNVGEDVLQKGLQNYLKKYAYSNATFDDLIQEISISSGKDLSKWADSWVKEAGQPKIFHSRLNTDSLKISYNSPYKSQMIEIDQREIFLNMRDTVIELSKNKFPLDQSGKGYGYFIIDEEIGSFLESNMQNFNPTERGIAYGSIFENFLNKNVYFPKDYISTLIQFLSTEKNSLLQQMLLSQFKEVYWFNLDEEMRLNLSAQHLNHFKQLMKIADSKPQKTFYFKVLSQFQHKRSEFSFFTPYLKGTSKDISLNEREKVHLYHHLRLEGLHDVQLYQTIKSNLKSEYYSELFDYLLPTTSQDTIQLQKYIKDITKVENRENETWVEYGLYYVNHPLQAEKTLDLIKPTIELIIEIQRTGDIFFPYNYLRNSIGMRTEKEVRETVNRYTFSFHTFKHEIPLDDKLYDKIQQNLDPVERRSN; from the coding sequence ATGGAGAGCATGATAGTTAATGGTGTATCCAAAGAATTGGCAGAATTTCGTTATCAACAAATTAGTAATTTGAATTATGAACTTCATTTTATTTTGCCATCTGACAAAAGTAAAACTATAGATGCAACGGCTTTAATCACTTTTTCTCTTGAGAACAATGATAATCCAATAATATTGGATTTTAAAGTAGAAACACCGATAGTAAAAAACATCATTATCAATAACAAACAAGTTAATATTACGGTAGAAAAGGAACATTTAGTCGTTCCTAAAGAGTATCTTACTGAAGGTGCTAATAAATTATCTTTCCAATTTGTCGCAGGAAATCAATCGTTAAATAGAAAAGAAAATTACTTATATACATTACTGGTACCTGATAGAGCCAGGACATTATTCCCTTGTTTTGATCAACCTGATTTAAAAGCAACGTATGAATTGAGTTTGGATATTCCAGAAAATTGGAAGGCTATTGCAGGCGAATATGGAAAAACCACCTTGCAGAACAATAGAAAACTGATTCAATTCAAAAAATCTAAAAAAATCAGTACTTATCTATTTTCTTTTGTTGCAGGTGAGTTTAAAGAAGAAATTTACAACAAGGATGGATTTGAATTTCACATGCTCCATATGGAAGAGGCAGATAAAATGGCTCAAAACATAGACAAAATATTTGATCTTCATGTGAAGTCTGTTCAATGGATTAGTAATTATACAGGTATCCCACTTCCTTTTAACAAACTTGATTTTGCTTTAATTCCTCCTTTCCAGTATGGAGGAATGGAACATGTGGGGGCAATTCAATATAGAGCATCGTCTTTAATATTAGATGAAAATGCAGATGATTCTCAAAAAATGAGGCGAGCAAAACTTATTGCCCATGAAGTGGCTCATATGTGGTTTGGAAATCTAGTGACAATGAAGTGGTTTGATGATGTTTGGCTCAAGGAAGTCTTTGCTAATTTTATTGCTGCTAAGGCTGTCGCTCCAGAATATCCAAACATCGACCATCAACTGCAGTTTTATTTAGCACATCAAGATCGTGCTTATGTCGTTGATAGAACATCGGGTAGTCATCCTATACAACTGCATCTCGAGAACTTAAATATGGCTGGAACATTGTATGGTGCAATCATTTATTCTAAAGCCCCAGTAGTAATGGCTCAATTAGAATTAAATGTTGGAGAAGACGTCCTTCAAAAAGGATTACAAAATTACCTTAAAAAATATGCCTATTCTAATGCTACCTTTGATGATCTAATTCAAGAAATTTCGATTAGTTCGGGTAAAGACTTAAGTAAATGGGCAGATTCATGGGTTAAAGAGGCAGGTCAACCCAAAATTTTTCACTCTAGATTGAATACGGATTCCCTAAAAATATCTTATAACAGCCCCTATAAATCACAAATGATTGAAATCGATCAAAGGGAGATTTTTTTAAATATGAGGGATACCGTTATTGAATTATCAAAAAATAAGTTCCCATTAGATCAATCTGGAAAAGGATATGGATATTTTATAATAGATGAAGAAATTGGTTCTTTTCTAGAGAGCAACATGCAAAACTTCAATCCAACAGAAAGAGGTATAGCTTATGGTAGTATTTTCGAAAACTTTTTGAATAAGAATGTTTACTTTCCAAAGGATTACATTTCTACACTAATCCAATTTTTAAGTACTGAGAAAAATAGTCTTCTTCAACAAATGTTGCTCAGTCAATTTAAAGAAGTGTATTGGTTTAATCTTGATGAAGAAATGAGATTAAATCTTTCTGCTCAACATTTAAATCACTTTAAGCAATTGATGAAAATAGCGGATTCTAAGCCTCAGAAAACTTTCTATTTTAAGGTATTAAGTCAATTTCAGCATAAAAGATCAGAGTTTTCGTTCTTTACTCCATACCTTAAAGGAACATCAAAAGATATTAGCCTAAATGAGAGAGAGAAAGTTCATTTATATCATCATCTACGATTAGAAGGTTTACATGATGTTCAACTTTACCAAACCATTAAATCAAATCTAAAGTCAGAATATTACAGCGAATTATTTGATTACCTATTACCTACTACTTCCCAAGATACTATTCAATTACAGAAGTACATTAAAGACATCACTAAGGTGGAAAACAGGGAAAATGAAACGTGGGTAGAATATGGTTTATATTATGTAAACCATCCTTTACAAGCCGAAAAAACATTGGATTTAATTAAGCCAACTATTGAGCTTATCATTGAAATACAAAGGACAGGAGATATCTTTTTCCCTTATAATTATTTAAGAAATAGTATTGGAATGAGAACAGAGAAAGAAGTAAGAGAAACAGTTAATCGATATACTTTTAGCTTTCATACATTTAAGCATGAAATTCCATTAGACGATAAGCTATACGATAAGATTCAACAAAACCTAGACCCTGTAGAGCGAAGGTCTAATTAA
- a CDS encoding SDR family NAD(P)-dependent oxidoreductase, translating into MKNILIIGGSSGIGAALVEIISQKEDHQLIATYNSTTPSKFNSTIFYHYDVLDKNASLNELPDVIHGLVYCPGSINLKPFQRITDEEYIKDLQLHVFGAVKVIRENLNALRKGNASIVLYSTIAVQSGFKFHSSVAISKGAIEGLTKSLAAEFAPKIRVNAIAPSLTDTPLASKLLSDEAKKEANGKNHPLQRVGEAVDIANLTEFLLSEKSSWMTGQILHIDGGLSTLKL; encoded by the coding sequence ATGAAAAACATTTTGATCATAGGAGGAAGCTCAGGGATTGGAGCAGCTTTAGTAGAAATTATTTCCCAAAAAGAAGATCATCAACTAATTGCTACTTATAATTCGACTACACCCTCAAAATTTAATAGCACAATTTTTTATCATTACGATGTATTAGATAAGAATGCATCTTTGAATGAACTCCCCGATGTGATTCACGGTTTAGTATACTGCCCTGGATCTATTAATCTCAAACCTTTTCAAAGGATTACTGATGAAGAGTATATCAAAGATTTACAATTACATGTATTTGGAGCAGTAAAAGTAATAAGAGAAAATCTGAATGCACTAAGAAAAGGAAACGCATCGATTGTTCTTTATTCCACAATCGCAGTACAATCAGGTTTTAAATTTCATTCCTCAGTAGCCATATCTAAAGGTGCAATTGAAGGATTAACTAAATCCTTGGCAGCTGAATTTGCTCCAAAAATACGAGTGAATGCCATTGCTCCATCATTAACAGATACACCGTTAGCATCAAAGTTATTATCTGATGAAGCTAAAAAGGAAGCAAATGGGAAAAATCATCCATTGCAAAGAGTAGGTGAAGCTGTTGATATAGCAAACCTTACGGAGTTTTTATTATCAGAAAAATCAAGTTGGATGACCGGTCAGATTTTACATATCGACGGTGGTCTATCAACCCTAAAACTATAG
- a CDS encoding Lacal_2735 family protein produces the protein MFGLFKKKSPKEKLEARYKKLLEEAHKLSHTNRKESDLKMYEADQLLKEIEKL, from the coding sequence ATGTTTGGACTATTTAAGAAGAAATCTCCCAAAGAAAAATTGGAAGCTAGATACAAGAAATTGTTAGAAGAAGCACACAAATTATCGCATACTAACAGAAAGGAAAGCGATTTAAAAATGTATGAAGCAGATCAATTACTAAAAGAAATAGAAAAATTATAA
- a CDS encoding YeeE/YedE family protein gives MMENIIAPWPWYVTGPIVGATMAILLLFGKSLGLSSNFRIICSACGAGKKNSFFNFDWKRESWNLVFAIGCIIGGFISYKYLGGDHLAGISDATANHLQSLGITSDNHYVLPSELFNASAIFSVKGLLMLTIGGFLIGFGSRYAGGCTSGHAISGLSNLQLPSLIAVIGYFIGGLIMTWLIIPFIL, from the coding sequence ATGATGGAAAACATTATTGCACCATGGCCTTGGTATGTTACAGGGCCGATTGTTGGTGCGACTATGGCTATATTACTATTATTTGGTAAAAGTCTAGGACTATCTTCGAACTTCAGAATTATTTGTTCCGCATGTGGAGCAGGCAAGAAAAACTCATTTTTCAACTTTGATTGGAAAAGAGAATCTTGGAACCTAGTATTTGCTATTGGTTGTATAATCGGTGGTTTTATCAGTTATAAATATTTAGGTGGAGATCACCTAGCTGGTATTTCTGATGCTACTGCAAATCACTTACAATCGCTTGGTATTACAAGTGATAACCATTACGTCCTTCCTTCAGAGTTATTCAATGCATCAGCAATTTTCTCTGTGAAAGGGCTTTTAATGCTTACAATAGGTGGTTTTTTAATTGGTTTTGGTTCTAGATACGCAGGTGGGTGTACTTCTGGACACGCAATTAGCGGATTATCAAATTTACAGTTACCGTCACTTATTGCCGTTATTGGATATTTCATTGGCGGTTTAATCATGACTTGGTTAATTATTCCATTTATCCTTTAA
- a CDS encoding thiamine-binding protein, with the protein MNFAIFPIDKGDHIGEYVSKVVKHIKDSGLTYQFSPMGTIIEAETVTELLKVVDDAYKIMDPISDRIYCVMNMDYNKNKSGLIKSKTESVEKRIGKV; encoded by the coding sequence ATGAACTTCGCAATCTTCCCGATTGATAAAGGGGACCACATAGGTGAATATGTGAGTAAAGTAGTAAAACATATCAAAGATTCTGGTTTAACTTATCAGTTTAGTCCGATGGGTACTATCATTGAAGCAGAAACAGTTACAGAACTTTTAAAAGTAGTTGATGATGCTTATAAAATTATGGATCCAATATCAGACCGTATTTATTGTGTGATGAATATGGATTACAATAAAAACAAGTCTGGGTTGATAAAATCGAAAACAGAATCAGTTGAAAAAAGAATAGGAAAAGTTTAA